From the genome of Edaphobacter dinghuensis, one region includes:
- a CDS encoding DEAD/DEAH box helicase, translating into MTTATLEPQTVTPQTAINTDTNPTSLPPSNNVRFTDFDISDSLKNRLTNAGFTTPTPVQAKAIPPALEGSDILATASTGTGKTLSFLVPMIERMDANSVPSTRGKRGPIRALILLPTRELAMQVLEAYWKLVPGSKNDAVLVCGGLSENNQLDQLDRGPRLVVATPGRLEDFLRRREININAVEMLVLDEVDRMLDMGFLPAIRRIVGAVPKTRQTMCYSATLDANIREIVRDYVNKPVRVEIGTTSKPSDRVELRVYTVMQDQKLGLLDQMLREEEGTFLVFSRTKHGADRISKKLERLGHDSDVIHGDRSQSQRTAALKGFANGKHRVLVATDVAARGIDVNDIAHVVNYDLPNASEDFVHRIGRTGRAGKKGVATTFVMPQEKHDARKLERELKIKFEWREADKNLEKEVRNQPVDTTAQGQNLLQLESRSWRGNDPVTPMAAPSNSYKAKGSGGGFRSRGKSNGGFSGGRNSGGRGPGSGNRPHSRPGNRPGPARRGQ; encoded by the coding sequence TTGACTACCGCAACTCTTGAACCACAGACAGTTACACCCCAGACTGCCATCAACACCGATACAAATCCAACCAGTCTTCCCCCCTCCAATAACGTTCGCTTTACCGACTTTGATATCTCCGACTCATTAAAGAATCGCCTCACCAACGCCGGATTCACAACTCCGACACCGGTTCAGGCCAAGGCCATTCCTCCCGCGCTTGAAGGCTCGGACATCCTTGCCACTGCCTCCACTGGCACCGGCAAGACTCTTAGCTTCCTCGTTCCAATGATCGAGCGCATGGATGCCAACTCCGTACCCAGCACACGTGGTAAGCGCGGTCCGATTCGCGCCCTTATCTTGCTGCCGACTCGCGAGCTTGCCATGCAGGTACTCGAAGCCTATTGGAAGCTGGTTCCCGGCTCGAAGAATGACGCCGTGCTGGTATGCGGCGGCCTGTCAGAGAACAATCAACTCGACCAGCTCGATCGTGGCCCACGCCTCGTTGTGGCTACGCCGGGACGGCTTGAGGACTTTCTTCGTCGCCGCGAGATCAACATCAACGCCGTTGAGATGCTCGTGCTCGACGAAGTGGATCGCATGTTGGACATGGGCTTTCTGCCTGCTATCCGCCGCATCGTTGGTGCGGTGCCGAAGACCCGGCAGACGATGTGCTACTCCGCGACGCTCGATGCCAATATCCGCGAGATCGTTCGTGACTACGTCAACAAGCCAGTTCGCGTTGAGATTGGAACCACCTCCAAGCCCTCTGATCGGGTTGAGCTTCGCGTCTACACCGTCATGCAGGACCAGAAGCTTGGGCTGCTCGACCAGATGCTGCGCGAAGAAGAGGGGACCTTCCTCGTCTTCTCCCGCACCAAGCATGGCGCCGACCGCATCTCGAAGAAGCTGGAGAGGCTCGGCCACGACTCCGACGTGATTCATGGAGATCGCAGCCAGTCGCAGCGTACGGCAGCTCTGAAGGGGTTTGCCAATGGCAAGCACCGCGTCCTGGTTGCCACCGACGTTGCAGCACGCGGCATCGACGTCAATGACATCGCGCACGTCGTCAACTACGACCTGCCCAATGCCTCAGAAGACTTCGTTCATCGCATCGGTCGCACCGGTCGCGCCGGCAAGAAAGGCGTCGCTACGACCTTCGTGATGCCGCAAGAGAAGCACGACGCCCGCAAACTGGAGCGCGAGCTGAAGATAAAGTTCGAGTGGCGCGAGGCCGATAAGAACCTCGAGAAGGAAGTGCGCAATCAGCCCGTTGACACAACAGCTCAGGGGCAGAATTTGTTGCAGCTTGAAAGCCGCTCGTGGCGTGGTAACGATCCTGTTACTCCCATGGCTGCACCTTCCAACTCTTATAAGGCGAAGGGAAGCGGCGGTGGCTTCCGCAGCCGCGGCAAGAGCAACGGCGGCTTCTCAGGTGGACGCAACTCCGGTGGCCGTGGGCCCGGCTCGGGCAATCGTCCTCATAGCCGTCCCGGCAACCGCCCCGGTCCGGCTCGCCGCGGCCAATAA
- a CDS encoding ABC-F family ATP-binding cassette domain-containing protein, translated as MISVSNVTMRYGSKLLFEDVSVTFTQGRRYGLTGPNGAGKSTFMKVLTGEIDAQKGNVVRPKKIGVLSQDQYAFDAYRVIDTVIMGNKALWAALEEREIIYAKPEMTDEDGSRLGELEGIVGDEDGYEAEANAAVLLQGLDIPDSLHERHMSELQGGQKVRVLLAQALFGNPQALLLDEPTNYLDLESIHWLQDFLNRYNGTVITISHDRHFLNNVCTHTADIDYETIIIYNGGYDDMVLQKTSIRTRIESQNEQREKKIAQLNDFIARFSAGTRSSQVNSRKKEVERLATTELARSNIQRPYIRFDMIRPSGKHVLEFENVNKSYVQKDGKTEHVINNFTASVMRGDKVVLIGRNGQGKTTLLKALLANGPGIEETDVSIDSGTVKWGHEAQIGYFAQDHKGSIQLGTTVNDWLHQFDPQATKEDIRGILGQMLFRGEEGLKKTDALSGGEAARLLFCKIMLQKPNVLVLDEPTNHLDLESINALNQAIQKYEGTVFLVTHDQDLIEEAGTRIWHFEGGPDNFHITDHKGPYEEYQQKLQMAAK; from the coding sequence ATGATCTCTGTCTCTAATGTCACCATGCGCTACGGCTCGAAGCTGCTCTTCGAGGATGTCTCTGTCACCTTCACTCAGGGCCGCCGCTACGGCCTCACCGGCCCCAACGGGGCAGGGAAGTCCACCTTCATGAAGGTGCTTACCGGTGAGATCGACGCTCAGAAAGGCAATGTCGTCCGCCCCAAAAAGATCGGCGTTCTCTCGCAGGACCAGTACGCCTTCGATGCCTACCGCGTCATCGACACCGTCATCATGGGCAACAAGGCCCTGTGGGCTGCGCTTGAAGAGCGAGAGATCATTTATGCCAAGCCCGAGATGACCGACGAAGACGGCAGCCGCCTTGGCGAGCTCGAAGGCATCGTCGGTGATGAAGACGGTTACGAAGCCGAAGCTAACGCCGCCGTTCTCCTTCAGGGCCTCGACATCCCCGACTCGCTCCACGAGCGGCACATGTCCGAGCTTCAAGGCGGTCAGAAGGTCCGCGTCTTGCTCGCTCAGGCCCTCTTCGGCAACCCCCAGGCGCTGCTGCTCGACGAACCTACCAACTATCTCGACCTCGAATCCATCCACTGGCTTCAGGACTTCCTCAATCGCTACAACGGCACTGTCATTACCATCTCGCACGACCGTCACTTCCTCAACAACGTCTGCACCCACACCGCCGACATCGACTACGAGACCATCATTATTTACAACGGCGGCTACGACGACATGGTGCTGCAAAAGACCAGCATCCGCACTCGCATCGAGAGCCAGAACGAGCAGCGCGAAAAGAAGATCGCCCAACTCAATGACTTTATTGCCCGCTTCTCTGCCGGTACGCGAAGCTCGCAGGTCAACTCGCGCAAAAAAGAAGTCGAGCGCCTCGCTACAACCGAGTTGGCCCGCTCAAACATTCAGCGTCCTTACATCCGCTTCGACATGATCCGTCCGTCCGGCAAGCATGTTCTCGAATTCGAGAACGTAAACAAGTCTTATGTTCAGAAGGACGGCAAAACCGAACACGTCATTAACAACTTCACCGCCTCGGTCATGCGCGGCGACAAGGTCGTCCTCATCGGCCGCAACGGCCAAGGCAAGACCACGCTGCTGAAGGCACTGCTGGCCAACGGCCCCGGCATTGAAGAGACTGATGTCTCCATCGACTCCGGCACCGTCAAATGGGGTCATGAGGCGCAGATCGGCTACTTTGCGCAGGACCATAAGGGCAGCATCCAACTCGGTACGACCGTTAACGACTGGCTGCACCAGTTCGATCCGCAGGCCACGAAGGAAGATATCCGTGGCATCCTCGGCCAGATGCTCTTTCGCGGCGAAGAGGGCCTCAAGAAGACCGACGCGCTCTCCGGCGGTGAGGCAGCGAGACTGCTCTTCTGCAAGATCATGCTGCAGAAGCCTAACGTCCTTGTTCTCGACGAGCCTACCAACCACCTCGACCTTGAGAGCATCAACGCGCTCAACCAGGCCATTCAGAAGTATGAAGGCACGGTCTTTCTTGTCACCCACGACCAGGACCTGATTGAAGAAGCCGGTACCCGCATCTGGCACTTTGAGGGCGGCCCCGATAACTTCCATATCACGGACCATAAGGGGCCCTATGAGGAATACCAGCAGAAGCTTCAGATGGCCGCGAAGTAG
- a CDS encoding N-acetylneuraminate synthase family protein, translating into MKIIQEFAQVVRFNNVRATIKLQFRDVERFIHKDFVDRADLRYVKKTLDTRLTDDQYATLVKAIRQAGCTATATPFDERSVDLCVELGIPILKIASSDLNDWILLEKIAKTKKPVVVSTGGSSLKDMDDIVTFFTNRNIPLAINHCVSIYPAEDSELEINQIDFLRNRYPNNTIGYSTHEYTDWSNSMMIAYAKGARTFERHIDIPDGGVKVSPYCSLPHQIDEWFKAFHKAKEMCGAPGTQKRMPPKKEIEYLDALVRGVYAKEDLPEGHALTDEDVYLAIPLQRGQLSCRELMNGETLLKPVKKNQAISIDDIDSPYAQVPSLRKTIYNRGLDVNGKGV; encoded by the coding sequence TTGAAGATCATTCAGGAGTTTGCGCAGGTTGTGCGCTTCAATAATGTGCGCGCTACCATCAAGCTCCAGTTCCGCGATGTCGAGCGGTTTATCCATAAGGACTTCGTAGATAGGGCGGATCTCCGCTATGTCAAAAAGACTCTCGATACGCGCTTGACCGATGATCAATACGCAACTCTGGTTAAGGCTATTCGTCAGGCAGGATGCACTGCCACGGCAACGCCCTTCGACGAGCGTTCGGTCGATCTCTGCGTCGAGCTCGGCATTCCCATTCTCAAAATTGCCAGTTCTGATCTTAACGATTGGATACTGCTGGAGAAGATCGCAAAGACCAAGAAGCCTGTGGTGGTTTCGACTGGCGGGTCGTCCCTCAAAGATATGGACGATATCGTTACCTTCTTCACAAATCGCAATATCCCTCTCGCGATCAATCACTGTGTGTCTATTTATCCAGCGGAAGATTCGGAGCTTGAGATCAACCAGATTGATTTCTTGAGAAACCGCTACCCGAACAACACGATCGGTTATTCAACGCATGAATACACTGACTGGTCGAATTCGATGATGATTGCCTACGCCAAGGGGGCGAGGACTTTTGAACGTCACATTGATATTCCGGACGGTGGAGTCAAAGTTTCACCCTATTGCAGCCTGCCCCATCAGATCGATGAATGGTTCAAAGCATTCCATAAGGCGAAAGAGATGTGCGGCGCACCGGGAACACAAAAACGCATGCCGCCCAAAAAGGAAATCGAGTATCTTGATGCACTTGTTCGCGGTGTCTACGCGAAGGAGGATCTTCCCGAAGGGCATGCTCTGACCGATGAGGATGTCTATCTGGCGATTCCTCTTCAGCGTGGGCAGCTCTCATGTCGCGAGCTGATGAACGGTGAGACGTTATTGAAGCCGGTAAAAAAGAACCAGGCAATCAGTATCGACGATATCGACAGCCCTTACGCCCAGGTTCCTTCCTTGCGCAAGACCATCTACAACAGAGGATTGGATGTCAACGGCAAGGGCGTGTAG
- a CDS encoding DUF2237 family protein: MLEAEPAKSAGKNVLGQPLAVCGCNPMTGFFRDGCCNTGPADLGVHTICCVVDEKFLAASKALGNDLSTPMPQYGFSGLKPGDRWCVCAARWLQVQQAGAACPVVLEATHENTLKIVPFELLIQYAVIPDQLH, encoded by the coding sequence ATGCTCGAAGCTGAACCCGCAAAATCTGCTGGAAAAAACGTTCTCGGTCAACCGCTTGCGGTTTGCGGCTGCAACCCTATGACCGGTTTCTTCCGCGATGGCTGCTGCAATACCGGCCCCGCCGACCTCGGCGTGCACACGATCTGCTGTGTCGTCGACGAAAAATTTTTAGCTGCCAGTAAGGCGCTGGGCAACGATCTCTCGACGCCGATGCCGCAGTACGGCTTCAGCGGCCTCAAACCTGGAGACCGCTGGTGTGTCTGTGCCGCCCGCTGGCTCCAGGTGCAGCAGGCAGGAGCAGCCTGCCCGGTCGTCCTCGAAGCAACGCACGAGAACACGTTGAAGATTGTTCCCTTTGAGCTCCTGATCCAGTACGCCGTCATTCCAGACCAGCTCCACTAA
- a CDS encoding NAD-dependent epimerase/dehydratase family protein — protein MTERRLPITDLNSILDQTKPLWEEMRNRRIFFTGGTGFFGCWLLESFAHINQALELNAEVTVLTRNPAVFAAKCPHLAANCTITLLTGDVRDFDFPEGEFAFVIHAATEASARQAAKEPLEMLSTILAGTERTLKFAASHGTRKLLLTSSGAVYGPQPSDVDHVGEDYRGAPDPLDPSSVYAEGKRVSEQMCALYAKHSKMEIKIARCFAFVGPHLPLDAHFAIGNFIGDVLAGRPIHIGGDGTPRRSYLYASDLASWLWTILFRAPSLLPINVGSSSSVSISELAQTVAATLNPDTVIHIAGQPVPGAPPLRYVPAVGRAKQVLGLEQTVDLREAIRRTAAWYDKLDSRQVS, from the coding sequence ATGACAGAGCGGCGTCTACCTATTACCGATCTCAACAGCATCCTCGACCAGACCAAGCCACTTTGGGAGGAGATGCGGAACCGGCGTATTTTCTTTACTGGGGGCACGGGCTTTTTTGGCTGCTGGCTGCTTGAGAGCTTTGCCCATATTAATCAGGCCCTTGAACTCAATGCAGAGGTCACGGTTCTTACACGCAACCCGGCTGTTTTTGCTGCCAAGTGTCCTCACCTCGCTGCCAACTGTACAATAACTCTGCTCACGGGCGACGTTCGCGACTTTGACTTTCCTGAAGGCGAATTTGCTTTCGTGATTCACGCCGCAACCGAGGCAAGCGCGAGACAGGCTGCCAAGGAACCATTGGAGATGCTGTCTACAATACTTGCCGGTACTGAGCGCACTCTCAAATTCGCCGCCAGTCACGGCACAAGAAAACTGCTTCTGACCAGCTCCGGCGCCGTCTACGGTCCGCAGCCTTCGGATGTCGATCATGTTGGGGAAGACTATCGCGGCGCCCCTGATCCTCTTGATCCGTCCTCGGTTTACGCAGAAGGCAAGCGCGTGTCCGAGCAGATGTGCGCGCTTTACGCAAAGCACTCGAAGATGGAGATCAAGATTGCTCGCTGTTTTGCGTTTGTCGGGCCGCATCTTCCTTTGGACGCGCACTTTGCAATCGGCAACTTTATTGGAGATGTTCTCGCCGGGCGTCCTATTCACATCGGAGGCGATGGCACTCCTCGGCGATCCTATCTTTACGCGTCCGATCTGGCTTCCTGGCTTTGGACGATCCTCTTCCGTGCTCCTTCACTGCTTCCCATCAATGTAGGCTCTTCCAGCAGCGTCAGCATCAGCGAACTCGCCCAAACGGTCGCTGCGACACTCAATCCCGATACCGTGATTCATATCGCAGGACAGCCTGTTCCTGGCGCTCCACCCTTGCGCTACGTTCCCGCTGTCGGACGTGCAAAGCAAGTTCTTGGTCTTGAGCAAACCGTAGATCTACGGGAAGCGATTCGTCGTACAGCCGCCTGGTATGACAAGCTGGATTCTCGACAAGTGTCGTAA
- the rocD gene encoding ornithine--oxo-acid transaminase, which produces MAASTLQHDTQSEQQKLPTAEYIRLEDQYGTKNYKPLDVVVERAQGVWVYDVEGRRYLDFLAAYSAVNQGHCHPRILAAMLEQAQRVTLTSRAFRNDQLPLFYKEIHDLTGFDMTLPMNSGTEAVESALKLARKWAYKVKGVPENRAEIIVCANNFHGRTISIVSFSTDAQYRDGFGPFLPGFKIIPFGDAAALRAAITPNTAAFLVEPIQGEAGVLMPPDGFLKEAAAICKQNRVLLIADEIQSGLGRTGKLFAYEHEGIKPDMLIVGKALAGGFYPVSAVLSSREVLGLLHPGDHGSTFGGNPLACAVARASLQVIVEEDLAGRSAELGEIMFKRLRQISNPHIREIRGRGLWAAIELDGPARPVCEALMREGILAKETHDNVIRLAPPLIIEEQDLLWALDRIQSVLESL; this is translated from the coding sequence ATGGCAGCCAGCACCCTACAGCACGACACCCAGAGCGAGCAGCAGAAGCTCCCCACCGCCGAATACATCCGGCTCGAAGACCAGTACGGCACCAAAAATTACAAGCCGCTAGATGTCGTCGTCGAGCGCGCCCAGGGCGTCTGGGTCTACGACGTCGAGGGACGCCGTTACCTCGACTTCCTCGCGGCCTACTCTGCCGTCAACCAGGGCCACTGCCACCCGCGCATCCTCGCCGCCATGCTTGAGCAGGCACAACGCGTCACGCTTACCTCGCGCGCCTTCCGCAACGATCAACTTCCGCTCTTCTACAAGGAGATTCACGACCTCACCGGCTTCGATATGACCCTGCCGATGAACTCCGGTACCGAGGCCGTTGAGTCTGCCCTTAAGCTCGCACGCAAGTGGGCCTACAAGGTCAAAGGAGTTCCTGAGAATCGGGCCGAGATCATCGTCTGCGCCAACAACTTCCATGGCCGCACCATCTCCATCGTCAGCTTCTCTACCGACGCTCAATATCGCGACGGCTTCGGCCCCTTCTTGCCCGGCTTCAAGATCATCCCCTTTGGCGATGCTGCCGCCCTTCGCGCCGCCATTACGCCGAACACCGCTGCCTTCCTCGTCGAGCCGATTCAAGGCGAAGCAGGGGTTCTGATGCCACCCGATGGCTTCCTTAAAGAAGCCGCAGCCATCTGCAAGCAGAACCGCGTCCTGCTCATCGCCGATGAGATTCAGTCCGGTCTCGGCCGCACCGGCAAGCTCTTCGCCTACGAGCACGAGGGCATCAAGCCCGACATGCTCATCGTCGGCAAGGCGCTCGCCGGAGGCTTCTATCCTGTCTCCGCCGTTCTCAGCTCGCGCGAAGTTCTCGGTCTTCTGCATCCCGGCGACCACGGCAGCACCTTCGGCGGCAATCCACTGGCCTGCGCCGTCGCTCGCGCATCGCTTCAGGTCATCGTCGAAGAAGATCTTGCCGGCCGCTCCGCCGAACTCGGTGAAATCATGTTCAAGCGCCTGCGCCAGATCTCGAACCCGCACATTCGCGAGATTCGTGGCCGCGGCCTCTGGGCAGCCATCGAGCTTGATGGCCCCGCGCGCCCCGTCTGCGAGGCGCTGATGCGCGAAGGCATCTTGGCCAAGGAGACGCACGACAACGTCATCCGACTCGCGCCGCCGCTCATCATCGAAGAGCAGGACCTCCTCTGGGCGCTCGACCGTATCCAGTCTGTCCTCGAAAGTCTTTAA
- a CDS encoding alkaline phosphatase family protein, with translation MKFCLKNLFLFFALAGAFAAVMPLRAQSAAQPADPANEHVFLVMTDGLRWQEVFRGADPSLLTKANNDDRPVDQLVRQYVRSTPQQSRAALMPFLWSHIVPEGEIYGNRDKGSDAHVTNGLNFSYPGYSETLTGHADPRINSNDPVPNPNITVFEWLNKQPGLAGKTAAFGAWSVIGEAFNRQRCGFTDNAGFDPLTSIPMTPRLDLLNHLKAETPRIWDDETFDAPTFYTSLEYLEAKHPRLFYLSLGETDDWAHAGNYGRYLKAANRVDIYLQRLWEFVQANPDYRGHTTLILLTDHGRGDAPVEWKSHGQKVPASKYIFIAAMGPGIPRNREVVSGKPVTQNQIAATVAKLVGKDWNRETPAAGQPLSGITVSH, from the coding sequence ATGAAATTCTGCCTGAAAAATCTCTTCCTCTTTTTTGCTCTGGCTGGTGCGTTCGCAGCGGTAATGCCGTTGCGGGCGCAGTCTGCCGCTCAACCCGCCGATCCCGCCAACGAGCATGTTTTTCTTGTGATGACCGATGGCCTGCGCTGGCAGGAGGTCTTTCGCGGCGCCGACCCTTCGCTGCTGACCAAGGCTAACAACGACGATCGTCCTGTGGACCAGTTGGTGCGCCAATATGTGCGTTCGACTCCACAGCAAAGCCGTGCTGCGTTGATGCCGTTTCTCTGGAGCCACATCGTTCCAGAAGGAGAGATCTATGGCAACCGCGATAAGGGCTCTGACGCCCACGTCACCAATGGCTTGAATTTTTCTTATCCGGGCTACAGCGAAACCCTCACCGGCCATGCCGATCCTCGTATCAACTCCAACGATCCTGTGCCCAATCCCAATATCACTGTCTTTGAGTGGCTGAACAAGCAGCCCGGTCTAGCTGGCAAGACTGCTGCCTTTGGCGCGTGGAGTGTGATCGGCGAAGCCTTTAACCGCCAGCGTTGCGGCTTTACCGACAATGCAGGCTTCGATCCGCTTACCTCGATTCCGATGACGCCGCGGCTCGACCTGCTCAACCATCTCAAGGCGGAGACGCCGCGGATCTGGGACGACGAGACCTTCGACGCTCCCACCTTTTACACCTCGCTCGAATATCTCGAAGCGAAACATCCACGGCTGTTTTACCTTTCGCTCGGCGAAACCGACGACTGGGCGCACGCCGGCAACTATGGCCGCTATCTGAAGGCCGCCAATCGTGTCGACATATATCTGCAACGCCTTTGGGAGTTTGTGCAGGCCAACCCCGACTATCGCGGCCACACCACGTTAATTCTGCTCACTGACCATGGCCGTGGTGACGCACCAGTCGAGTGGAAGAGCCACGGCCAGAAGGTTCCCGCTTCCAAGTACATCTTTATCGCGGCCATGGGCCCAGGCATTCCGCGCAATAGAGAGGTCGTTAGCGGTAAACCCGTTACCCAGAACCAGATTGCCGCCACAGTAGCCAAACTGGTAGGAAAAGACTGGAATAGAGAGACACCTGCCGCGGGTCAGCCACTGTCCGGCATTACGGTCAGCCACTGA
- a CDS encoding multiheme c-type cytochrome, translated as MERLIRLREDGVRGWLRAGSTQKRSTRRWQTWSLWLLFLSAGLLAQTLHAAVPVKQADAVCAECHAEIFQKYLNTPMANASGLAMDHLIPGNFISATSGTKYRVHAEDGTAWLDYDDPQTPPAKGRMKLDYFLGSGHLGITYLYTLDKYLLESPVAYYASANGYDMKPGFGGLREMPPAIPMEANCLRCHMSGVRHSDVGSVNHYSQEPFLYGGITCESCHGDTKAHVLSAGKAAVINPAKLDADRRDSICMSCHLEGDVSVEKEGRSPVDFKPGESISRYLSYFVYASAGATARGVSEVEQFNTSMCKRASGSKMSCTNCHDPHYTPPAAERAVFYRAKCLACHNQPAFVREHHPENQDCTSCHMPRSRAENIPHVAWTDHRILRQPMMNLADANPIHSDTLMPIFSPSTTQRDTALAYYAAAMEGHSGDRERAYAMLTAAHQSDPDDVEVMRSLGIFAGMSGDSQLAGSLFRNVLKLSPTDQTAASDLAVFEAKTGDLQCALTLLQPAFNRNQDSLGLATNLAAVECLLGDGEAARSTIETALKFNPGSRELTNRLQQTSSCVATHTK; from the coding sequence ATGGAGAGATTGATTAGGCTGCGCGAGGATGGCGTGAGAGGCTGGTTGCGAGCAGGCAGTACACAAAAGCGTTCGACTCGACGGTGGCAAACCTGGTCGCTATGGCTGCTCTTTCTTTCCGCAGGGCTCTTAGCTCAGACTTTGCATGCGGCCGTTCCCGTAAAGCAGGCCGACGCTGTATGCGCCGAATGCCATGCGGAGATATTTCAAAAATACCTGAATACGCCGATGGCAAACGCCAGTGGTCTGGCGATGGATCACCTTATCCCTGGTAACTTTATCAGCGCAACCTCTGGCACAAAGTATCGTGTGCATGCAGAAGACGGCACAGCATGGTTGGACTACGACGACCCGCAGACTCCTCCGGCAAAGGGCCGCATGAAGCTGGACTACTTTTTAGGTTCGGGCCATCTAGGTATCACCTACCTCTACACGTTAGACAAGTATCTGCTGGAGTCGCCGGTAGCTTACTATGCCAGCGCAAACGGCTATGACATGAAGCCCGGCTTTGGTGGACTGCGCGAGATGCCGCCTGCAATTCCCATGGAGGCAAACTGCCTCCGTTGCCACATGAGCGGTGTCCGGCACAGCGATGTCGGCAGCGTGAACCACTACTCTCAAGAGCCCTTTCTCTATGGTGGCATCACCTGCGAGAGCTGCCACGGCGACACAAAGGCGCATGTGCTGAGCGCAGGCAAGGCGGCTGTTATCAATCCAGCGAAGCTCGATGCAGATCGCCGCGACTCAATATGCATGAGTTGCCATCTTGAGGGAGACGTCTCCGTCGAAAAAGAAGGACGCTCGCCGGTAGACTTTAAACCCGGCGAGTCTATCTCCCGCTATCTTTCCTACTTTGTCTATGCCAGCGCAGGCGCAACCGCCCGCGGCGTAAGCGAGGTAGAGCAGTTCAACACCAGCATGTGCAAGCGTGCAAGCGGAAGCAAGATGTCCTGCACCAACTGCCACGATCCGCACTACACACCTCCGGCTGCCGAGCGTGCCGTTTTCTATCGGGCCAAGTGCCTCGCCTGCCACAATCAGCCCGCGTTCGTCAGAGAACACCATCCAGAAAATCAGGACTGCACCAGTTGCCATATGCCGCGCAGTAGGGCTGAAAATATTCCTCACGTGGCATGGACGGACCATCGCATTCTGCGTCAGCCCATGATGAATTTAGCCGATGCAAACCCTATTCATAGCGATACGCTGATGCCCATCTTCTCTCCCTCGACGACGCAGCGAGATACAGCTCTCGCATATTACGCAGCCGCAATGGAAGGGCACAGTGGCGACCGCGAGCGGGCATACGCCATGTTGACCGCAGCGCATCAGAGCGATCCCGACGATGTGGAAGTGATGCGGTCGCTGGGCATATTCGCAGGCATGAGCGGAGACTCTCAACTCGCCGGCTCGCTCTTTCGCAATGTGTTGAAGCTAAGCCCGACCGACCAGACCGCGGCGTCAGATCTTGCTGTGTTCGAGGCGAAAACAGGAGACCTGCAATGCGCCCTCACGCTGTTGCAGCCGGCCTTCAACCGCAATCAGGATTCGCTTGGACTAGCCACCAATCTTGCCGCCGTCGAATGTCTGCTGGGCGATGGCGAGGCGGCTCGCTCCACGATTGAGACAGCGCTCAAATTCAACCCAGGATCGCGGGAACTGACCAATCGGCTGCAACAGACGAGTTCGTGCGTTGCAACTCATACGAAATAA
- a CDS encoding VIT1/CCC1 transporter family protein, which yields MSENIPNLSELSDIVENDKSFVLRIVQPGLAGLMDGSVSTLAPIFATAFATHNSRTVFLIGAASAVGAGISMAFSEGLSDDGSLTGRGNPIFRGLVTGLMTFIGGFLHTLPFLIANVHTALTWAYAVVGIELVVIALIRHRYFKTSFALSCLQVIVGGGLVFAAGVLIGQS from the coding sequence ATGTCTGAAAATATTCCCAATCTAAGCGAACTCTCTGACATAGTCGAAAACGACAAGAGCTTTGTCCTGCGCATCGTGCAACCCGGACTTGCGGGGCTTATGGATGGCTCTGTCTCTACGCTCGCGCCAATCTTCGCGACTGCATTTGCCACGCACAACTCGCGCACCGTCTTTTTGATCGGTGCAGCCTCTGCCGTGGGAGCGGGCATCTCCATGGCCTTCTCCGAAGGGCTCTCCGACGACGGATCGCTTACGGGCCGCGGTAATCCCATCTTTCGCGGCCTCGTCACTGGCCTGATGACCTTCATCGGCGGTTTTCTGCACACGCTCCCGTTCCTTATTGCAAACGTTCACACTGCTCTTACCTGGGCTTACGCCGTGGTCGGCATCGAATTAGTCGTTATCGCCCTTATCCGTCACCGTTACTTCAAGACGAGCTTCGCTCTCTCCTGCTTGCAAGTCATCGTCGGTGGAGGGCTTGTCTTTGCTGCGGGAGTTCTGATTGGGCAATCGTGA